The Dunckerocampus dactyliophorus isolate RoL2022-P2 chromosome 13, RoL_Ddac_1.1, whole genome shotgun sequence genome window below encodes:
- the plb1 gene encoding phospholipase B1, membrane-associated isoform X1, translating to MTGSILLILAILMGGGAVLSDAVSLDIQNDEQVQIESYMPFLCSPSPLSPLSTTSSSVHAVRPADISVLYSLSTSLSGRNVTSRLASQVAELLSIFNPEVITGNGDASLQPRSLLQEVEELSFSLSHQASDWKLVLLFVSTDHLCACSPHVDDEVGAVAREVEAALGMLQEQLHHALVHVVVWSSNQHRDNMCVAAKHSNRRLCEATLVQKMQDSLDGVLAHSKWHRMNFTALLQPLPLILEHTSEDTLSDVSKLAVQLWASMVSEFELQPSPSPAEVSTCPTQERPYLRTKVNSPNNRQEVNNITATLQTDQVMGTEIPCTDRHPSPTAPNSVHELRPADVKVVAAVGDSLTAGNGVGAKSDNLLLVINEYRGLSWSIGGDENITTVTTLPNILREFNPSLTGFSQGISKADSPGAFLNQAVAGAKSGDVVQQVRTLVAKMKNDTRIDFHKDWKVITMFIGGNDICDFCTDSVFFSPRNVAGRIRQALDILHDEVPRALVNLVELLNIIPLRDLHKDYTLGCPTWFVRIVCPCVLKPNDGSAELQKVNEYSRAYQHAMRELVDSGRYDTHANFTVVLQPFFREVFLPTLEDGRPDRSYFTPDCFHLSQRAHTLMARALWNNMLEPVGNKTFTQDFMAGVDLKCPSEAAPFFRTAVNSNYTFPGPPPTPPPVTNWGSDFSCLNTHPSDSVPASAHRVRPADIKVVAALGDSVTTGFGAKAKNLLQLRTEYRGVSWSIGGDKTLDTVTTLANILRKFNPNLKGASKGQGKRRSGFNMSVGGAKASGIPEQVRRLIDKMKNDTTVDFENDWKLVTLFIGGNDLCQYCNDRASLSPQNFSHHMMTSLDMLYKEVPRTIVNILEILQIESLRRIKRDSLGCNVLQPLGCPCFVLPSDDSLELAEVKRINREVQMETENLAHSSRYDNREDFAVVVQPFFKNSILPLNADGRPDVTYFSEDCFHFSERGHADMAVAMWNNMMEPVGKKKTYNHFTNARNRIRCPTEEHPYIFTKVNSLPSVDPTTSTTTSTTTSTTTSTTTTTTSPSTHSTAFPVTPPSCPGDVPVWLAAVLAVSALLIGWGLTWLLLTCNAKRRKRRMNTTTVEMKSSLF from the exons ATGACTGGATCTATTCTCCTGATCCTGGCCATTCTCATGGGGGGCGGTGCTGTGCTCTCAG aCGCCGTCAGCCTTGACATCCAAAACGATGAGCAGGTGCAG ATAGAAAGCTACATGCCATTTCTCTGCTCACCATCACCACTTTCTCCACTCTCTACTACTTCCTCCTCAG TTCACGCTGTCCGCCCTGCCGATATCTCAGTGTTGTATTCCCTGAGCACATCGCTGTCTGGCAG GAACGTAACATCCAGGCTAGCCAGTCAGGTGGCCG AACTGCTGTCAATTTTTAACCCTGAAGTGATCACTGGGAATGGGGACGCATCACTGCAAcccag GAGTTTGCTGCAGGAAGTGGAGGAGCTATCTTTTTCTCTGTCACATCAG GCGTCAGACTGGAAGTTAGTGCTGCTGTTTGTCTCCACAGATCACCTGTGCGCATGCTCACCACAC gTTGATGATGAGGTCGGCGCTGTTGCGCGGGAGGTAGAAGCAGCTCTGGGGATGTTACAAGAACAG TTGCATCACGCATTAGTCCATGTTGTGGTGTGGAGTTCAAATCAACACAGGGACAA CATGTGCGTAGCAGCTAAACACTCAAACCGTCGACTGTGTGAGGCCACTCTTGTGCAAAAAATGCAG GATTCCTTGGATGGTGTGTTGGCACATTCAAAGTGGCACCGAATGAACTTCACGGCTCTGCTGCAGCCGCTACCACTTATCCTGGAGCACACCTCA GAGGACACCTTGTCTGACGTAAGCAAACTGGCTGTGCAGCTGTGGGCAAGCATGGTAAGCGAATTCGAG CTTCAGCCGTCTCCCAGTCCAGCAGAGGTCAGCACTTGTCCGACACAG GAACGACCTTACCTGAGGACAAAGGTCAATTCACCCAacaacagacaggaagtgaataacatCACAGCTACTTTGCAAACAGACCAG GTCATGGGAACTGAGATACCCTGCACAGACCGCCATCCATCTCCAACAGCACCAAACTCGG TTCATGAGCTCAGACCTGCAGATGTCAAGGTGGTGGCAGCAGTGGGCGACTCTCTGACA GCAGGCAATGGCGTGGGTGCAAAGTCGGACAACCTGCTGTTGGTCATCAACGAGTACAGAGGACTGTCATGGAG CATTGGCGGTGATGAAAACATTACCACAGTCACCACTCTGCCAA ACATCCTGAGGGAGTTCAACCCTTCTCTGACGGGTTTCTCTCAGGGAATAAGCAAGGCTGACTCTCCTGGAGCCTTTCTCAACCAGGCAGTAGCCGGAGCCAAGAGTGG TGACGTGGTGCAACAAGTGCGCACCCTAGTggccaaaatgaaaaatgacacG AGAATTGATTTCCACAAGGACTGGAAAGTGATCACCATGTTTATTGGCGGCAATGACATATGTGACTTCTGCACAGACAGC GTGTTTTTCTCACCAAGGAATGTGGCCGGCCGTATCCGTCAAGCTCTGGATATACTCCATGACGAA GTGCCACGTGCGCTGGTCAACCTGGTAGAGCTGTTGAACATTATACCGCTGCGTGATCTGCATAAAGATTACACTCTAGGCTGCCCCACCTGGTTTGTCAG AATAGTTTGCCCCTGCGTACTGAAGCCAAATGATGGTTCAGCAGAACTCCAGAAGGTCAACGAATACAGTAGAGCCTATCAG CATGCAATGCGAGAGCTGGTCGACTCGGGGCGTTATGACACGCACGCCAACTTCACTGTAGTACTGCAGCCTTTCTTCAGAGAGGTTTTCCTTCCTACTTTGGAG GACGGAAGGCCAGATCGCTCCTACTTTACACCTGACTGTTTTCACCTGAGCCAGAGAGCTCACACTCTAATGGCTCGAGCCCTGTGGAATAACATG TTGGAGCCAGTGGGAAACAAGACGTTCACTCAAGACTTCATGGCTGGGGTTGATTTAAAGTGTCCCTCTGAG GCTGCTCCATTCTTTAGAACGGCGGTCAACAGCAACTACACCTTTCCGGGACCTCCGCCAACTCCTCCTCCAGTGACG AACTGGGGCAGCGACTTCTCCTGTCTTAACACGCATCCATCTGACTCTGTGCCTGCTTCAG CTCACAGGGTACGACCAGCAGACATCAAGGTGGTGGCCGCTTTGGGAGACTCGGTCACA ACTGGCTTTGGCGCTAAGGCAAAGAATCTTCTCCAGCTAAGAACAGAGTACAGAGGAGTATCATGGAG CATTGGAGGAGATAAAACTCTTGATACTGTCACCACGTTAGCCA ACATTCTCAGGAAGTTTAATCCAAACCTTAAGGGAGCGTCAAAGGGTCAAGGAAAAAGGAGGAGCGGCTTCAACATGTCTGTGGGAGGAGCCAAAGCCTC GGGAATCCCGGAGCAAGTCAGGCGCCTGattgacaaaatgaaaaacGACACT ACCGTGGATTTTGAGAACGACTGGAAGCTGGTGACCCTCTTCATTGGAGGCAATGACCTGTGTCAGTACTGTAACGACCGG GCCTCCTTGTCACCTCAGAACTTCAGCCACCACATGATGACAAGTTTGGATATGCTCTACAAAGAG GTTCCCAGGACCATCGTAAACATTCTGGAGATCCTGCAGATTGAAAGCCTGCGTAGGATCAAGAGGGATAGCCTCGGGTGCAACGTGTTACAACC GTTGGGGTGCCCGTGCTTCGTGCTGCCGAGTGACGACTCGCTGGAGCTGGCTGAGGTCAAGAGGATCAATCGGGAAGTGCAG ATGGAGACAGAGAATTTGGCCCACAGCAGTCGCTATGACAACAGGGAAGACTTTGCTGTGGTGGTGCAgcccttttttaaaaactccATCCTTCCTTTGAATGCC GATGGCAGACCTGACGTCACCTACTTCTCAGAGGACTGTTTCCACTTCAGTGAGAGGGGACATGCCGACATGGCTGTGGCCATGTGGAATAACATG atgGAGCCGGTGGGCAAAAAGAAGACATACAATCATTTCACAAACGCCAGAAATAGGATCAGGTGTCCCACAGAG GAGCATCCTTACATTTTCACAAAGGTCAACAGCTTGCCCAGTGTAGACCCCACCACCTCAACCACCACCTCAACTACCACCTCAACCACCacctcaaccaccaccaccaccacatcaCCATCAACTCACAGCACGGCATTTCCCGTCACGCCGCCATCTTGCCCCGGGGATGTCCCGGTGTGGCTGGCTGCAGTGCTGGCTGTCAGCGCTCTCCTCATTGGCTGGGGCCTTACCTGGCTGTTGCTCACCTGCAATgccaagaggaggaagaggcggATGAACACAACTACAGTGGAGATGAAGAGCTCCTTGTTTTAA
- the plb1 gene encoding phospholipase B1, membrane-associated isoform X2 has translation MTGSILLILAILMGGGAVLSDAVSLDIQNDEQVQIESYMPFLCSPSPLSPLSTTSSSVHAVRPADISVLYSLSTSLSGRNVTSRLASQVAELLSIFNPEVITGNGDASLQPRSLLQEVEELSFSLSHQASDWKLVLLFVSTDHLCACSPHVDDEVGAVAREVEAALGMLQEQLHHALVHVVVWSSNQHRDNMCVAAKHSNRRLCEATLVQKMQDSLDGVLAHSKWHRMNFTALLQPLPLILEHTSEDTLSDVSKLAVQLWASMLQPSPSPAEVSTCPTQERPYLRTKVNSPNNRQEVNNITATLQTDQVMGTEIPCTDRHPSPTAPNSVHELRPADVKVVAAVGDSLTAGNGVGAKSDNLLLVINEYRGLSWSIGGDENITTVTTLPNILREFNPSLTGFSQGISKADSPGAFLNQAVAGAKSGDVVQQVRTLVAKMKNDTRIDFHKDWKVITMFIGGNDICDFCTDSVFFSPRNVAGRIRQALDILHDEVPRALVNLVELLNIIPLRDLHKDYTLGCPTWFVRIVCPCVLKPNDGSAELQKVNEYSRAYQHAMRELVDSGRYDTHANFTVVLQPFFREVFLPTLEDGRPDRSYFTPDCFHLSQRAHTLMARALWNNMLEPVGNKTFTQDFMAGVDLKCPSEAAPFFRTAVNSNYTFPGPPPTPPPVTNWGSDFSCLNTHPSDSVPASAHRVRPADIKVVAALGDSVTTGFGAKAKNLLQLRTEYRGVSWSIGGDKTLDTVTTLANILRKFNPNLKGASKGQGKRRSGFNMSVGGAKASGIPEQVRRLIDKMKNDTTVDFENDWKLVTLFIGGNDLCQYCNDRASLSPQNFSHHMMTSLDMLYKEVPRTIVNILEILQIESLRRIKRDSLGCNVLQPLGCPCFVLPSDDSLELAEVKRINREVQMETENLAHSSRYDNREDFAVVVQPFFKNSILPLNADGRPDVTYFSEDCFHFSERGHADMAVAMWNNMMEPVGKKKTYNHFTNARNRIRCPTEEHPYIFTKVNSLPSVDPTTSTTTSTTTSTTTSTTTTTTSPSTHSTAFPVTPPSCPGDVPVWLAAVLAVSALLIGWGLTWLLLTCNAKRRKRRMNTTTVEMKSSLF, from the exons ATGACTGGATCTATTCTCCTGATCCTGGCCATTCTCATGGGGGGCGGTGCTGTGCTCTCAG aCGCCGTCAGCCTTGACATCCAAAACGATGAGCAGGTGCAG ATAGAAAGCTACATGCCATTTCTCTGCTCACCATCACCACTTTCTCCACTCTCTACTACTTCCTCCTCAG TTCACGCTGTCCGCCCTGCCGATATCTCAGTGTTGTATTCCCTGAGCACATCGCTGTCTGGCAG GAACGTAACATCCAGGCTAGCCAGTCAGGTGGCCG AACTGCTGTCAATTTTTAACCCTGAAGTGATCACTGGGAATGGGGACGCATCACTGCAAcccag GAGTTTGCTGCAGGAAGTGGAGGAGCTATCTTTTTCTCTGTCACATCAG GCGTCAGACTGGAAGTTAGTGCTGCTGTTTGTCTCCACAGATCACCTGTGCGCATGCTCACCACAC gTTGATGATGAGGTCGGCGCTGTTGCGCGGGAGGTAGAAGCAGCTCTGGGGATGTTACAAGAACAG TTGCATCACGCATTAGTCCATGTTGTGGTGTGGAGTTCAAATCAACACAGGGACAA CATGTGCGTAGCAGCTAAACACTCAAACCGTCGACTGTGTGAGGCCACTCTTGTGCAAAAAATGCAG GATTCCTTGGATGGTGTGTTGGCACATTCAAAGTGGCACCGAATGAACTTCACGGCTCTGCTGCAGCCGCTACCACTTATCCTGGAGCACACCTCA GAGGACACCTTGTCTGACGTAAGCAAACTGGCTGTGCAGCTGTGGGCAAGCATG CTTCAGCCGTCTCCCAGTCCAGCAGAGGTCAGCACTTGTCCGACACAG GAACGACCTTACCTGAGGACAAAGGTCAATTCACCCAacaacagacaggaagtgaataacatCACAGCTACTTTGCAAACAGACCAG GTCATGGGAACTGAGATACCCTGCACAGACCGCCATCCATCTCCAACAGCACCAAACTCGG TTCATGAGCTCAGACCTGCAGATGTCAAGGTGGTGGCAGCAGTGGGCGACTCTCTGACA GCAGGCAATGGCGTGGGTGCAAAGTCGGACAACCTGCTGTTGGTCATCAACGAGTACAGAGGACTGTCATGGAG CATTGGCGGTGATGAAAACATTACCACAGTCACCACTCTGCCAA ACATCCTGAGGGAGTTCAACCCTTCTCTGACGGGTTTCTCTCAGGGAATAAGCAAGGCTGACTCTCCTGGAGCCTTTCTCAACCAGGCAGTAGCCGGAGCCAAGAGTGG TGACGTGGTGCAACAAGTGCGCACCCTAGTggccaaaatgaaaaatgacacG AGAATTGATTTCCACAAGGACTGGAAAGTGATCACCATGTTTATTGGCGGCAATGACATATGTGACTTCTGCACAGACAGC GTGTTTTTCTCACCAAGGAATGTGGCCGGCCGTATCCGTCAAGCTCTGGATATACTCCATGACGAA GTGCCACGTGCGCTGGTCAACCTGGTAGAGCTGTTGAACATTATACCGCTGCGTGATCTGCATAAAGATTACACTCTAGGCTGCCCCACCTGGTTTGTCAG AATAGTTTGCCCCTGCGTACTGAAGCCAAATGATGGTTCAGCAGAACTCCAGAAGGTCAACGAATACAGTAGAGCCTATCAG CATGCAATGCGAGAGCTGGTCGACTCGGGGCGTTATGACACGCACGCCAACTTCACTGTAGTACTGCAGCCTTTCTTCAGAGAGGTTTTCCTTCCTACTTTGGAG GACGGAAGGCCAGATCGCTCCTACTTTACACCTGACTGTTTTCACCTGAGCCAGAGAGCTCACACTCTAATGGCTCGAGCCCTGTGGAATAACATG TTGGAGCCAGTGGGAAACAAGACGTTCACTCAAGACTTCATGGCTGGGGTTGATTTAAAGTGTCCCTCTGAG GCTGCTCCATTCTTTAGAACGGCGGTCAACAGCAACTACACCTTTCCGGGACCTCCGCCAACTCCTCCTCCAGTGACG AACTGGGGCAGCGACTTCTCCTGTCTTAACACGCATCCATCTGACTCTGTGCCTGCTTCAG CTCACAGGGTACGACCAGCAGACATCAAGGTGGTGGCCGCTTTGGGAGACTCGGTCACA ACTGGCTTTGGCGCTAAGGCAAAGAATCTTCTCCAGCTAAGAACAGAGTACAGAGGAGTATCATGGAG CATTGGAGGAGATAAAACTCTTGATACTGTCACCACGTTAGCCA ACATTCTCAGGAAGTTTAATCCAAACCTTAAGGGAGCGTCAAAGGGTCAAGGAAAAAGGAGGAGCGGCTTCAACATGTCTGTGGGAGGAGCCAAAGCCTC GGGAATCCCGGAGCAAGTCAGGCGCCTGattgacaaaatgaaaaacGACACT ACCGTGGATTTTGAGAACGACTGGAAGCTGGTGACCCTCTTCATTGGAGGCAATGACCTGTGTCAGTACTGTAACGACCGG GCCTCCTTGTCACCTCAGAACTTCAGCCACCACATGATGACAAGTTTGGATATGCTCTACAAAGAG GTTCCCAGGACCATCGTAAACATTCTGGAGATCCTGCAGATTGAAAGCCTGCGTAGGATCAAGAGGGATAGCCTCGGGTGCAACGTGTTACAACC GTTGGGGTGCCCGTGCTTCGTGCTGCCGAGTGACGACTCGCTGGAGCTGGCTGAGGTCAAGAGGATCAATCGGGAAGTGCAG ATGGAGACAGAGAATTTGGCCCACAGCAGTCGCTATGACAACAGGGAAGACTTTGCTGTGGTGGTGCAgcccttttttaaaaactccATCCTTCCTTTGAATGCC GATGGCAGACCTGACGTCACCTACTTCTCAGAGGACTGTTTCCACTTCAGTGAGAGGGGACATGCCGACATGGCTGTGGCCATGTGGAATAACATG atgGAGCCGGTGGGCAAAAAGAAGACATACAATCATTTCACAAACGCCAGAAATAGGATCAGGTGTCCCACAGAG GAGCATCCTTACATTTTCACAAAGGTCAACAGCTTGCCCAGTGTAGACCCCACCACCTCAACCACCACCTCAACTACCACCTCAACCACCacctcaaccaccaccaccaccacatcaCCATCAACTCACAGCACGGCATTTCCCGTCACGCCGCCATCTTGCCCCGGGGATGTCCCGGTGTGGCTGGCTGCAGTGCTGGCTGTCAGCGCTCTCCTCATTGGCTGGGGCCTTACCTGGCTGTTGCTCACCTGCAATgccaagaggaggaagaggcggATGAACACAACTACAGTGGAGATGAAGAGCTCCTTGTTTTAA
- the plb1 gene encoding phospholipase B1, membrane-associated isoform X5 encodes MTGSILLILAILMGGGAVLSDAVSLDIQNDEQVQIESYMPFLCSPSPLSPLSTTSSSVHAVRPADISVLYSLSTSLSGRNVTSRLASQVAELLSIFNPEVITGNGDASLQPRSLLQEVEELSFSLSHQASDWKLVLLFVSTDHLCACSPHVDDEVGAVAREVEAALGMLQEQLHHALVHVVVWSSNQHRDNMCVAAKHSNRRLCEATLVQKMQDSLDGVLAHSKWHRMNFTALLQPLPLILEHTSEDTLSDVSKLAVQLWASMVSEFELQPSPSPAEVSTCPTQERPYLRTKVNSPNNRQEVNNITATLQTDQVMGTEIPCTDRHPSPTAPNSVHELRPADVKVVAAVGDSLTAGNGVGAKSDNLLLVINEYRGLSWSIGGDENITTVTTLPNILREFNPSLTGFSQGISKADSPGAFLNQAVAGAKSGDVVQQVRTLVAKMKNDTRIDFHKDWKVITMFIGGNDICDFCTDSVFFSPRNVAGRIRQALDILHDEVPRALVNLVELLNIIPLRDLHKDYTLGCPTWFVRIVCPCVLKPNDGSAELQKVNEYSRAYQHAMRELVDSGRYDTHANFTVVLQPFFREVFLPTLEDGRPDRSYFTPDCFHLSQRAHTLMARALWNNMLEPVGNKTFTQDFMAGVDLKCPSEAAPFFRTAVNSNYTFPGPPPTPPPVTNWGSDFSCLNTHPSDSVPASAHRVRPADIKVVAALGDSVTTGFGAKAKNLLQLRTEYRGVSWSIGGDKTLDTVTTLANILRKFNPNLKGASKGQGKRRSGFNMSVGGAKASGIPEQVRRLIDKMKNDTTVDFENDWKLVTLFIGGNDLCQYCNDRASLSPQNFSHHMMTSLDMLYKEVPRTIVNILEILQIESLRRIKRDSLGCNVLQPLGCPCFVLPSDDSLELAEVKRINREVQTSHGPHFGHRWCSAFVMTATSVDQDLMSWST; translated from the exons ATGACTGGATCTATTCTCCTGATCCTGGCCATTCTCATGGGGGGCGGTGCTGTGCTCTCAG aCGCCGTCAGCCTTGACATCCAAAACGATGAGCAGGTGCAG ATAGAAAGCTACATGCCATTTCTCTGCTCACCATCACCACTTTCTCCACTCTCTACTACTTCCTCCTCAG TTCACGCTGTCCGCCCTGCCGATATCTCAGTGTTGTATTCCCTGAGCACATCGCTGTCTGGCAG GAACGTAACATCCAGGCTAGCCAGTCAGGTGGCCG AACTGCTGTCAATTTTTAACCCTGAAGTGATCACTGGGAATGGGGACGCATCACTGCAAcccag GAGTTTGCTGCAGGAAGTGGAGGAGCTATCTTTTTCTCTGTCACATCAG GCGTCAGACTGGAAGTTAGTGCTGCTGTTTGTCTCCACAGATCACCTGTGCGCATGCTCACCACAC gTTGATGATGAGGTCGGCGCTGTTGCGCGGGAGGTAGAAGCAGCTCTGGGGATGTTACAAGAACAG TTGCATCACGCATTAGTCCATGTTGTGGTGTGGAGTTCAAATCAACACAGGGACAA CATGTGCGTAGCAGCTAAACACTCAAACCGTCGACTGTGTGAGGCCACTCTTGTGCAAAAAATGCAG GATTCCTTGGATGGTGTGTTGGCACATTCAAAGTGGCACCGAATGAACTTCACGGCTCTGCTGCAGCCGCTACCACTTATCCTGGAGCACACCTCA GAGGACACCTTGTCTGACGTAAGCAAACTGGCTGTGCAGCTGTGGGCAAGCATGGTAAGCGAATTCGAG CTTCAGCCGTCTCCCAGTCCAGCAGAGGTCAGCACTTGTCCGACACAG GAACGACCTTACCTGAGGACAAAGGTCAATTCACCCAacaacagacaggaagtgaataacatCACAGCTACTTTGCAAACAGACCAG GTCATGGGAACTGAGATACCCTGCACAGACCGCCATCCATCTCCAACAGCACCAAACTCGG TTCATGAGCTCAGACCTGCAGATGTCAAGGTGGTGGCAGCAGTGGGCGACTCTCTGACA GCAGGCAATGGCGTGGGTGCAAAGTCGGACAACCTGCTGTTGGTCATCAACGAGTACAGAGGACTGTCATGGAG CATTGGCGGTGATGAAAACATTACCACAGTCACCACTCTGCCAA ACATCCTGAGGGAGTTCAACCCTTCTCTGACGGGTTTCTCTCAGGGAATAAGCAAGGCTGACTCTCCTGGAGCCTTTCTCAACCAGGCAGTAGCCGGAGCCAAGAGTGG TGACGTGGTGCAACAAGTGCGCACCCTAGTggccaaaatgaaaaatgacacG AGAATTGATTTCCACAAGGACTGGAAAGTGATCACCATGTTTATTGGCGGCAATGACATATGTGACTTCTGCACAGACAGC GTGTTTTTCTCACCAAGGAATGTGGCCGGCCGTATCCGTCAAGCTCTGGATATACTCCATGACGAA GTGCCACGTGCGCTGGTCAACCTGGTAGAGCTGTTGAACATTATACCGCTGCGTGATCTGCATAAAGATTACACTCTAGGCTGCCCCACCTGGTTTGTCAG AATAGTTTGCCCCTGCGTACTGAAGCCAAATGATGGTTCAGCAGAACTCCAGAAGGTCAACGAATACAGTAGAGCCTATCAG CATGCAATGCGAGAGCTGGTCGACTCGGGGCGTTATGACACGCACGCCAACTTCACTGTAGTACTGCAGCCTTTCTTCAGAGAGGTTTTCCTTCCTACTTTGGAG GACGGAAGGCCAGATCGCTCCTACTTTACACCTGACTGTTTTCACCTGAGCCAGAGAGCTCACACTCTAATGGCTCGAGCCCTGTGGAATAACATG TTGGAGCCAGTGGGAAACAAGACGTTCACTCAAGACTTCATGGCTGGGGTTGATTTAAAGTGTCCCTCTGAG GCTGCTCCATTCTTTAGAACGGCGGTCAACAGCAACTACACCTTTCCGGGACCTCCGCCAACTCCTCCTCCAGTGACG AACTGGGGCAGCGACTTCTCCTGTCTTAACACGCATCCATCTGACTCTGTGCCTGCTTCAG CTCACAGGGTACGACCAGCAGACATCAAGGTGGTGGCCGCTTTGGGAGACTCGGTCACA ACTGGCTTTGGCGCTAAGGCAAAGAATCTTCTCCAGCTAAGAACAGAGTACAGAGGAGTATCATGGAG CATTGGAGGAGATAAAACTCTTGATACTGTCACCACGTTAGCCA ACATTCTCAGGAAGTTTAATCCAAACCTTAAGGGAGCGTCAAAGGGTCAAGGAAAAAGGAGGAGCGGCTTCAACATGTCTGTGGGAGGAGCCAAAGCCTC GGGAATCCCGGAGCAAGTCAGGCGCCTGattgacaaaatgaaaaacGACACT ACCGTGGATTTTGAGAACGACTGGAAGCTGGTGACCCTCTTCATTGGAGGCAATGACCTGTGTCAGTACTGTAACGACCGG GCCTCCTTGTCACCTCAGAACTTCAGCCACCACATGATGACAAGTTTGGATATGCTCTACAAAGAG GTTCCCAGGACCATCGTAAACATTCTGGAGATCCTGCAGATTGAAAGCCTGCGTAGGATCAAGAGGGATAGCCTCGGGTGCAACGTGTTACAACC GTTGGGGTGCCCGTGCTTCGTGCTGCCGAGTGACGACTCGCTGGAGCTGGCTGAGGTCAAGAGGATCAATCGGGAAGTGCAG AcaagccacgggccgcactttggacaccgctggtgTAGTGCTTTTGTCATGACCGCGACAtcagtggaccaggacttgatgagctggtcgacataa